The Geminocystis sp. NIES-3708 genomic sequence ATTTCTGGAGTAAAAGAAAATTGAAATCTGGATTGATTATTTTTATCAATGCTCTTGACAATTAAACAGCAAAATTTTTCCGTTAAAATTAAACAAAATTGTTCCTTAATTAAAAGATCATCAATATCTAATACAACATCAATAAAATGTAATGGAGATACTGGCTTAAATGTATGATGAAAATCACAAGGCATTAACGCCATTCTCTTATTATTAGAAGTAGAAAAAACTACTGTTTCTAGTCGAGAAACTAATTTTATATCTGTAATAAGAGGAGTCGGAGAAGAAAAAACTACTCCTTGTATTAATTCATTATTTTTGTTATCAATCCCAATAGTTAAATTTAATAATTTTTCTAAGGAAGCGATCGCTCCATTCCATTCTTGTTGTGCTTTAATTGATATATTCTCACTATTATGGGTAGAATCTTCTAAGTCGTTACCCCAATCATCTTCCATTAAAATATCACTTAAATTCATCTCCAAACAATTAGACAAAATCATGGTTTAATCATCAAAAAAATCCTCCAACAGAAATTAATGATAACTTGTTTAATAGTTTTATTAAAGTGTTATAACCGAACCATTAAGATACTGATTTCCCTTTTAATTTAATAATCCTGAATTTGTGACTAAGTCTTGTCTTTTTATTAAAAGTGAATTTTTTACTTGATACGGTAATGTAAAAAACTAATAAACACCGTAGCATAATTTATATTATGTAAACAACACTGATATTAATAATCCCTAAATTTAATAAAAATACAATCTTAAAAAATAACTATAAATAAAAAATTAATTGTTCATTGTCCATTGTCTATTGTCCATTGCCATAAATGATATGATTAAAAACTAAATAGATATATTAAAGAGATTATAAGAAATTAAATATGTTTAAAAAGCTATTCGGAGATCCTAACGCTCGTAAACTTAAGAAACTACAACCTCTGATTACTGAAATTAGCCTCCTAGAAGAAGATTATAAAAAACTTACCGATGAAGAAATGAGGGCGAAAACAGCTTCTTTTAAAGAAATGTTAGCTAAGGCTAAAAATCGGGAAGAAAGAGATATTCTTTTAGATGAAATATTGGTAGAAGCCTTTGCCCTCGTTAGAGAAGCAGGGGTTAGGGTTTTGGGGATGCGTCACTATGATGTTCAAATGTTAGGAGGTGTAGTATTACATACAGGGCAAATTGCTGAGATGAAAACAGGGGAAGGTAAAACCCTTGTAGCAACCCTTCCAGCTTATCTTAACGGTTTAACAGGAAAAGGTGTTCATGTTGTTACTGTTAATGATTATCTTGCCCGTCGTGATGCAGAATGGATGGGGCAAATTCACCGTTTTTTAGGCTTAAGTGTTGGTTTAATTCAAAGTGGGATGACATCAGGGGAAAGACAAAAAGCCTATAGTGCCGACATTACCTACGCTACAAATAGTGAGTTAGGTTTTGACTATCTGCGAGATAACATGGCAACGGATATTGCTGAAGTGGTGCAAAGAGTGCCTAATTATTGCATTATTGATGAAGTCGATTCTATATTAGTGGATGAAGCTCGTACTCCTTTGATTATATCAGGTCAAGTGGAACGACCGATGGAAAAATATATGGAGGCGGCAAGAATTGCTCAATTATTGAAAAAACAAGAGGAAGAAGGGGATGGCGGAGATTATGAAGTGGATGAAAAAGCCCGTAATGTACTTTTAACCGATGAAGGTTTCGCAAAAGCCGAAGAATTATTAGGGGTAAAAGATTTATATGATCAAGAAAATCCTTGGGCTCATTATATATTTAACGCTATCAAAGCTAAAGAATTATTTACTGCTGATGTCAATTATATTGTCCGTAACAATGAAGTCGTTATCGTCGATGAATTTACTGGTAGAGTTTTAGCTGGTAGAAGATGGAGTGATGGTTTACATCAGGCTATTGAAGCCAAGGAAGGAGTAGAAATTCAAAAAGAAACTCAAACTTTAGCTAGTATTACTTATCAAAATTTCTTTTTACTCTATCCTAAATTATCAGGGATGACAGGTACAGCAAAAACTGAAGAGACGGAATTTGAAAAAGTTTATAAGCTAGAAGTAAGTATTATTCCCACAAATCGCCCTTCTGACAGAGCGGATTTACCCGACGTCGTTTATAAAAATGAAATGGCAAAATGGAAAGCCGTTGCTGAGGAATGTCAAGAAATGCACGAAACGGGCAGACCTGTATTAATTGGTACTACCAGTGTTGAAAAATCAGAATTATTGGCAAGATTATTAGTAGAAAGAGAAATCCCCCATCAAATTCTCAATGCACGCCCAGAAAACGTGGAAAGAGAATCTGAAATTGTCGCTCAGGCAGGAAGAAAAGGTGCTATTACGATCGCTACAAACATGGCGGGGCGTGGTACAGATATTATTCTTGGTGGTAACTCTGACTATATGGCACGATTGAAAATTCGGGAATATTTCATGCCTCAAATGGTTACTCCTGAGAATGATCAATTTATGGTAAATGTACCCGGAATTGATATGAATAAACGTCCAAAAGGACAAGGTTTTGGTGCTAATGGTGACGGTAAAAAAGTCAAAAACTGGAAACCTTCCTCCGATATTTTTCCTTGTCAGTTATCTTCTGAAACCGAAACAAAATTAAAAGAAGCCGTAAAATTTGCCGTTGAAACCTATGGGCAACAAAGTCTTTCAGAGTTAGATGCTGAAGAAAAAATTGCCATCGCCGCTGAAAAAGCTCCCACCAATGACGCTGTAATTTTAAAATTAAGAGAGGTTTATCGAGCAATTCGTCAAGATTATGACAGTTTAACTGATAAAGAACATGAATTAGTAGTGGAAAAAGGCGGTTTACACGTTATTGGCACAGAAAGACACGAATCAAGACGTATAGACAATCAATTAAGAGGTAGAGCAGGAAGACAAGGAGATCCGGGTTCAACACGTTTCTTTTTAAGCCTAGAAGACAATTTATTGCGGATTTTCGGCGGTGATAGAGTCGCTGGTTTAATGAATGCCTTTCGAGTTGAAGAAGATATGCCCATCGAATCAGGGATGTTAACTCGCTCACTAGAAGGGGCACAGAAAAAAGTCGAAACTTTCTATTACGATGCCCGTAAGAGCGTTTTTGAGTATGATGAAGTTATGAATAACCAACGTCGTGCTATATATGCTGAGCGTCGTCGGGTGTTAGAAGGAAGAGAATTAAAAGAGCAAGTATTGCAATATGCTACTCAGACAATGGATGAAATTGTGGATGCTTACGTTAACCCTGAATTACCCCCTGATGAGTGGAATTTAGAAGGTTTAGTTAATAAGGCTAAAGAATTTATTTACTTATTAGAAGATGTCACTGTTAAAGACTTGGAAGACATGACGGTAACAGAAATGAAAACTTTTCTTCATGAAGAGGTGCATAAAGCTTATGATTTAAAAGAAAATCAAGTGGAACAATTACAATCTGGTTTAATGCGACAAGCGGAAAGATTCTTTATTCTTCAACAAATTGACACTTTGTGGCGTGAACACTTACAAGCTATGGACGGTTTACGAGAATCTGTCGGTTTGAGAGGTTACGGACAAAAAGATCCGTTAATCGAATATAAACAAGAAGGCTACGAAATGTTTTTAGAGATGATGATTGACATTCGCCGAAATGTGGTTTATTCTCTATTTCAGTTTCAACCTCAAGCACAACCCCAATCGGTTTAATAAATCATAGGTAATAGGTATCTTGTATGTAATTAGTAAATTTTAATGGCGAAACCCAATTTTAGTATGCTTTTTTTGGGTTTCCTATCCTCAACTTCCCCGATAATAATTGAATCGTTTAAAGTATTCATTATTAATTATTCATTGTTCATTAATTAATTATTCATTATTCATTATTTCTGATGCTAAGTCGTCAAAAAGAAACTGTTGAAATAGTAGCCTTAACAAAATTAACTCCAGAAGAAAAGCGTTTTCAAGAAGAAAAATTAAGAGATATTTACTTACTTTTAGAAAACTTAGCACTCAATGAAGAAATGACAATTAAACTTATAATTGATTGTCTTTATGATATTGGAATTATAAACTTAATTAATAAAAAAATTTCTAATCGTTCAATGAATAAACTAGCTAAATTTTTATCGGGTACTCCTAAGCCTTTAGTAAAAATTATTGCATGGCAATGGGTGAAAAAAAATCTGCCCAGTAAAGTTTCTAATTGGCTTTATAATAAAGTTAAATTTAAGTAATTCTCTTTCTCAATCAATAGGAAAAATAATATTAAATTGTTAAGATACAATAATGTTAGACACTAAAATTATACATAAATATAAAATTGCTGAAAATAATAATAATACTTATTTACTTTTCATATTAAATAAAGCTGATTTAGATATAAATTTTTTGAATAAAGTTGACTGGAATTGGTTGGAAAATAAATATCCTGAAGTTTATAATTTTTTGTACAAAAATAAAGAGAAGAGAAATAGTAAGATAATCTCTTTAGCTAAAGATTTTTTTACTCCCATTTATAATAAATATAGTTTCTTATTTATCTCTACTCCCAGTGATATTTTAGGATATAAGCATAATTTTAGTACTGAATATTGTATCAAAATATTTCAACAATCAATATCGTCTATATTAATCAAACTTGACTCAGGAAATTTATTAAGTTATGATGAAATTAATTATCTCAAAGCAAATAGATTAGATGAAGTAAAATTCAACAAAGTATTAGATTTTCTCAACCTTAAAAAAAAATATAATGCTATTGAATATTCTAATATCTCTCCTGATGATCGTTTATATACTATTTTAAAAAAATTAGAAAATCAAATACAGTTAACGGATAAAGATTTAAGATTTATTCAAAAAAATCATCTAACTTTCATTCTCAAAGAGTATGAATTACAAGAAAAAAAAAGAGAAAAACATTTTTTAGAACTCAAACAAAAATATCACGCTGTTTCTTGTGTAGAAACATCTCCTAATAGTAT encodes the following:
- the secA gene encoding preprotein translocase subunit SecA, which translates into the protein MFKKLFGDPNARKLKKLQPLITEISLLEEDYKKLTDEEMRAKTASFKEMLAKAKNREERDILLDEILVEAFALVREAGVRVLGMRHYDVQMLGGVVLHTGQIAEMKTGEGKTLVATLPAYLNGLTGKGVHVVTVNDYLARRDAEWMGQIHRFLGLSVGLIQSGMTSGERQKAYSADITYATNSELGFDYLRDNMATDIAEVVQRVPNYCIIDEVDSILVDEARTPLIISGQVERPMEKYMEAARIAQLLKKQEEEGDGGDYEVDEKARNVLLTDEGFAKAEELLGVKDLYDQENPWAHYIFNAIKAKELFTADVNYIVRNNEVVIVDEFTGRVLAGRRWSDGLHQAIEAKEGVEIQKETQTLASITYQNFFLLYPKLSGMTGTAKTEETEFEKVYKLEVSIIPTNRPSDRADLPDVVYKNEMAKWKAVAEECQEMHETGRPVLIGTTSVEKSELLARLLVEREIPHQILNARPENVERESEIVAQAGRKGAITIATNMAGRGTDIILGGNSDYMARLKIREYFMPQMVTPENDQFMVNVPGIDMNKRPKGQGFGANGDGKKVKNWKPSSDIFPCQLSSETETKLKEAVKFAVETYGQQSLSELDAEEKIAIAAEKAPTNDAVILKLREVYRAIRQDYDSLTDKEHELVVEKGGLHVIGTERHESRRIDNQLRGRAGRQGDPGSTRFFLSLEDNLLRIFGGDRVAGLMNAFRVEEDMPIESGMLTRSLEGAQKKVETFYYDARKSVFEYDEVMNNQRRAIYAERRRVLEGRELKEQVLQYATQTMDEIVDAYVNPELPPDEWNLEGLVNKAKEFIYLLEDVTVKDLEDMTVTEMKTFLHEEVHKAYDLKENQVEQLQSGLMRQAERFFILQQIDTLWREHLQAMDGLRESVGLRGYGQKDPLIEYKQEGYEMFLEMMIDIRRNVVYSLFQFQPQAQPQSV